Genomic window (bacterium):
GAGCTGCAGATGCGGCTCGGTGCCCGTGTCGTCGCGCAGCCAGTAGGTCGACAGGTCGATCATGTCCGGGCCCACGTTGCGGACCTCGATCCACTCGTCGCCCTTGAAGTCGACCAGGCCGTCGCCGTCCCAGTCGCTGGCCGGATCGGCCAGGATCTCGTTGATGATGAGGGGCTCCTGGGCGGACGCCGCGCCGGCAACGCCGACCAGCAGCAGGGCCGCCAGCAGGACGGCCGCACGGAGCGGACGGGCCCGCCGGCGGGCCCGCGGATGCAAGGGACAAGGAGTCATGGTAGGATCCGATCCGGGAGGGGTTGGCGGCCGGCTCGCGTCGCGTCCGTGCGACGGGTCGGCCCGCCCCGCAAGCCAGAAACGGACCCGAGATGACCTTCCGCATCGGCGTCGTCGGCGCCGGCACCCATGGCGAACGCTACGTCCGGCACGGAGCCCGGGACGTGCCCGGAGCGACGGTCACGGCCCTCTGCCGCCGCAGCGAGCAGCCCGGCCGCGCGCTCGCCGCGCGCCACGGCGCCCGTTACCACCGGGAGGCGGACGCGCTCATCGCGGACCCGGCGGTTGACGCCGTCGTGGTCTGCACGCCGCCCGGGTCGCACCACGCCCTGGCCCGGACGGTCCTCGCCGCGGGCAAGCCCCTGCTGCTGGAAAAGCCCATGACCGGCACCCTGGCCGAGGCCGAGGATCTCGTCGCCCGCGACGGCGGCACGGCGCCGCCCCTCTGCCTGGCCCAGTCGCTGCGCTGGAATCCGGTGCTGCGGCGGGTCGGGGAGCTCTGGCCGCGGCTCGGACGGGTGCACCTCGTGCGCGCCAGCCAGCGTCTGGCCCCCACCACCCTCGCCTGGCAGCGCGACGCGGCCGCCACCGTGGGCGGATCGGTGCTGCTGACGGGCGTGCACCTCTTCGACACGGTGCGCTGGCTCACCGGGCGCGAGTTCGTCGCCGTCGACTCGCGGCAGCGGCAGGTGCGCAATCCGGTGGTCGAGGACCTCTTCGTGGCGCGGGCCCTGCTCGACGACGGCAGCTGGGCGGCCCTCGAGGTGAGCAAGTTCACCGACTCGCGCGCGTGCTGGTTCGAGGCGATCGGGGAGCGCGGCCAGCTGCGGGCCGACTACCTGGCGGGCGGCATCTGGTGGCACGGCGACGGCGACGACGAGACCTGGGACGTTTCGGCGCGGGTGCCCACCCTGCCGGCCCTGCTGGCCGACTGGCGCGACGCCGTGCGGGACGGCACGCCCCCGCCGGTGACGGCCGCCGACGGCCTGGCGACCCTGCGCATGGTCGACGCCTGCTACCGCTCGGCGCGGGAGGGTCGGGAAGTGGCGGTGGCGACGGGCTAGGCCGGGCCGGGCGCGGGCGCGGCGGCCGGCACCACCGGCAGCAGCGGCGCGGCGGCCACGGCGTCCTGGATCACGAGCCCCGCGAGGAACATGCCGAAGGTGGCGGTCACGTGCACCGCCGAACCGTTGATGACCTTCTTGGTGGCGCACCAGTCCCGGTGCTCGGAGCCGTCGGCGGGCACGAATTCGGGGCAGAAGCACTTGTGCGTCCCGCAGGCCACATTGGTGTGCTCCACCGGCGGCAGCACCTCGGGCGAGAAGACGGCCTGGAAGTCGCCGTCGAAGCCCGCCTCGCGCAGGCGCCGCCGGATGATGCGGGCCAGCGGACAGCCTTCCGTCTCCCACACCGAGCCCACCCGGATGCGCGTGGGATCCAGCTTGGACGCCGCCCCCATGGAGCTGTACAGGGTCGCCCCGGCGGCCGTCGCCCGCCGGATGAGCTCGACCTTGCAGCTGATCGAATCGATGCAGTCGAGCACGTAGTCGAAGGCCCCGAGTTCGAACTCGTCGGCGGTGGCCGGCTCGTACACCTTCTGCAGGGTCGTGACGCGGCAGCGCGGGTTCAGCAGGGCCAGGCGCTCGGCCAGTTCCGCCACCTTGCTGCGCCCGACGTTCTTCGTGGTGGCCTGGAGCTGTCGGTTCACGTTGGTGATGCAGACCACGTCGTTGTCGACCAGGGTCAGGTCGAGCACACCCGACCGCACGAGGGCCTCGGCGGCCCAGCTGCCCACGCCCCCCACGCCGAAGATCGCCACGCGGGCGTCGTTGAGCCGGCGCAGGGCCGGGGTGCCGGTCAGCAGCTGCAGGCGCTGGTAGATGGGATTGACGGCCATCGGGACCTCGCGGGTGCGGGAACGGGCGTCCGGACCATCCGGACGCGAGGCCCCAATATAGCATCCGGGGCCGCCACGGCCAGTTGGCGGGCGGATTGACGCCGGACCCACCGTCGTGGTAGGATCTTCTGAGTGCGGGCCGATCCGGTCCATCCCGATCTCCCGCCGATCTGCCGAGTCTGCGCGTTTTCCGCCCCCGACCGGAACGGCATCATGCCGGCAACGCAGGTGAGGAGCACGAACTATGGCCCTACCCCACCGGACTCGCCGCCGTGGCGGCGGCCGGGCGCTTCTATCCGTCATGGCAGCCCTGCTGGCTTGCGCCGGCTGCGGCGATGGCGATCCGGGAACGCCCCCCGATCTCGATCCCGAGGCCCAACTCACGCGGGCCATCAGGGACGAACTGCCCCTCACGGCCCTGCCCGAGGTGCCCGTTTATCCGCCCAACAACGGACCGGACGAGGACCGGATCGCCCTCGGGCGCCTGCTCTTCTTCGATCCCGTGCTGAGCGGCAACGGCGACGTGGCGTGCGCCACTTGCCACCACCCGGCCCTGGCCTGGGCCGACGGCCGACCGGTCTCCATCGGCGTCGGGGGCGTCGGGCTCGGGCCCGACCGCGTCCAGACTCTCCCGGGCGCACCGACCGAATTCACGACTCCCCGCAACTCTCCCACCATGCTGGACGTCGGCCACTACCCGCCGTTCCCCGGCGAGGATCCCTGGCTGGGCATCATGTTCTGGGACGGCCGCATCACCGGGCTCGAGGAGCAGGCCCGACATCCGGTGCGCAGCCGCGACGAGATGGGGCACGACGAGTACACGGCGCCCGAAGCCCTGACCCGGGTCCTGGAACGGCTACAGGACATCCCCGAGTACGTCTCGCTGTTCAGCGCGGCCTTCCCGGCGGAACTGGAGACGGTGCGCCAGATCTTCGGCGCCGGCAACGACCAGTTCGTCATCAACGGCGACACCTACGGCCGGGCCATCGCCGCTTACGAGCGGGAACTGACGACCACCGGCGCTCCCTACGACGCCTTCGTGCGCGGCGACGACGGCGCCCTCAGCTTCGCGCAGAAGCGCGGCCTGATGCTCTTCCACGAGAAGGGCTGCGCCGAGTGCCACAGCGGCCCGATGTTCAGCGACTTCCGCTTCCACGCCCTGGGCACGAAACAGGGCGGCTCGGGGAAGCCCCCCATCCACGAGGGAGGGGGCGACGGCACCGACCTGGGTCGCTTCCGCGAATCGGGTCTCCTGGCGGACAAATACGCCTTCCGCACAGGTACCTTGCGGAACGTCGCCCTGACGCCTCCCTACTTCCACACCGGTGGTGAGGAATCGGGCGGCGACTATCAGACCCTGCGCCAGGTGATCGAGTTCCACCAGCGCGGCGGCAACGACGAGGGCCTGACGGCCATGGAACTCGACCCCCTGATCCGGCCGGTCGAACTGGCCGAACAGGACATTCTCGACCTGATCGCCTTCCTCGAGAGCCTGACGGCGACGCGCCTGGCGAGCGACCGGGTCGATCCGACGGTGCCCGACAGCGTGCCCAGCGGCCTGACGCCGCCGGAGAAGCTGCCGCCGGTGCTGACCAACGACTACGTCCCCCCTGAGGGGTCGCCATAGATCCGGAGGAGCCCATGAGCTTCCGTCACAACACCCCCGTTCGCGGGCTCGCTCTCCTGGCCGTCGTCGGCCTGCTCGGCGCCGTGTCGCCCGGTTCGGCCCGCGCCCAGTACGCCGAGGAGGCCCAGGCCCGCGGCATCGACATGATCTGGTCGGCCGTGTACGCGCCCGGCGACCTGGGCAGCGGCCTGGCCATGGAGGACGCCGACCACGACGGCGACCTCGACATCTTCGTCGGCACCAAGCGGGGCTTTCCC
Coding sequences:
- a CDS encoding Gfo/Idh/MocA family oxidoreductase; protein product: MTFRIGVVGAGTHGERYVRHGARDVPGATVTALCRRSEQPGRALAARHGARYHREADALIADPAVDAVVVCTPPGSHHALARTVLAAGKPLLLEKPMTGTLAEAEDLVARDGGTAPPLCLAQSLRWNPVLRRVGELWPRLGRVHLVRASQRLAPTTLAWQRDAAATVGGSVLLTGVHLFDTVRWLTGREFVAVDSRQRQVRNPVVEDLFVARALLDDGSWAALEVSKFTDSRACWFEAIGERGQLRADYLAGGIWWHGDGDDETWDVSARVPTLPALLADWRDAVRDGTPPPVTAADGLATLRMVDACYRSAREGREVAVATG
- a CDS encoding tRNA threonylcarbamoyladenosine dehydratase translates to MAVNPIYQRLQLLTGTPALRRLNDARVAIFGVGGVGSWAAEALVRSGVLDLTLVDNDVVCITNVNRQLQATTKNVGRSKVAELAERLALLNPRCRVTTLQKVYEPATADEFELGAFDYVLDCIDSISCKVELIRRATAAGATLYSSMGAASKLDPTRIRVGSVWETEGCPLARIIRRRLREAGFDGDFQAVFSPEVLPPVEHTNVACGTHKCFCPEFVPADGSEHRDWCATKKVINGSAVHVTATFGMFLAGLVIQDAVAAAPLLPVVPAAAPAPGPA